In the genome of Lathyrus oleraceus cultivar Zhongwan6 chromosome 4, CAAS_Psat_ZW6_1.0, whole genome shotgun sequence, the window TCGAGCATAGATTTTGAAGAATTCAAATAATGTGTTATACTGACCATTTTCAATGCTTTAAGGTAATTTTGATGAAAATGGTGATGTTTGAGATGGGGAATGTGGGGTGGATAGGAGAGGAAATAATTTTCATGGTGATAGATTCAATAGAAGAGGCGGAACTTTTGGTAGGAGCAAAAGAGGAGGAGTTGTTGTTGTCGGCCATGATGAGGGGGGAGATTGGAGGTGCTGTTAGGGTAGGTTTTGGATCAGTACCTAATGCTCTAATACAATGTAAGTATAATAGGTTTTACCATTTCCATTCATTTTTGCTTTGTTATATACAATAAAAGTTTTTATAATAATTTCTTATACAACAATGACTAATCAATTACAACCATTACTAAAATAAATATATAGATATGCACATAATCAATTATAATAAGGAATAATCAATTACAATCATCGATTTTTTTATAGAGATATGTACATAGTAGTTTAATAGAGACATTTGAAAATGAAACGTTCTTTGAAGATGAGgcacctttgagtttgtgattgTCTTTGTACGAGAAGAATTTTTAGACTCATGTAGGTTTAGATTTTCCTCCATAGATTTATCCAACTATCAATCAATTATAGCTTTTTTAGAGGGTGGTGCATCTAAATTAAAGACATTGTTTTCTTTGTACAAGAATAGGCACCTAACTGAAGACATGGTTTAGGCATTTGTAACTGAAACGCTCTTTGTAGATGAGCAACCTTTGAAGTTGCTATTATCTTTATACAATAAGATATTTTAGACTCATGTAGGTTTAGATTTTCCTCCATAGGGTTATCTaaatttcctaaaattaagggtTTCGTAGAGGGTTGGGCGTCTAAATTAAAGACGTGCTTTTCCAAATCAATATCGAGAGGCTTAACCTATTTTGGATTCTTAGCAACATAGATTTTCTTGTTGTTTGTTAATATTGGTTTAGGTCTCAAATTCCAACCATTCTTCTATAGTTGCCCATATTATGGCCAATGATTTTACAATGGCTGCAAAAATCCGGTAAGCTTTTGTAAACTATATCCACAAAAAATGAAAAACCATTTCTTTCAAGAAGAATGTTGTGTTTAGTTCTACCAGTCATGTCAATAGTAATTAGTAAATGAGCAAAGTGGCCAAACAACCGATCGAACATAGATTCATTGACAGCGTTATCCATACAAACTGGAGTACCTAAACAAATTTTAATAGAAAAAGTATTTTAGGACACAAATATTCTTGGGACAAACCAGAGATTTTGATCCAGACTTGGGCTGGTGATTATTGAACAATAGGATTAAAATTCCTACTCCAAGCAAAGAGTTTGAGCAGATAAGGTTGAGATTTCGAGAAGCCTATGGTCTTCTACTATGGAAAAAGTAGGAATGGAAATGAATCAAACCAACTCGAAAATAGTTCTAGACTCGATTCGATAATTAATTCGTTGGACttggttcatgaaccaaatgAGTCGAACTTGAGCTCAAAACTAAATTCGTAAAATAAATGAGCTGAACTTGAGCTATGTATAGTTCAACTCGTTAGGTTCATGAATCGACtcggttatatatatatatatatatatatatatatatatatatatatatatatatatatatatatatatatatataatatttttaaatatgCTCATTTATTAGTATTGCATTTTCCAAAAGCAAAACCTTTAGTATTCCTTTTTAGATTTTAGGTTTTAGAGAACTTCCTTCATCCTTCATATTACGTATTTTCAGTCTTTGTTCTCTATTCTGAAGAAAAAAACTTTAACTCTTTCTTCCAGATTCAATAATTTTTTTCAATAGAGGTAAATATTATTATTCTCATCATCTGATTGTTTTAGTAGCTTTGTCATTTTTTACTGTGTTCTGAATATGAATATGTTCTTCCAGTATATAATGAACTATAACTCTGTTATgaggattttatttattttctttgttttgtaTATGTTCTTTCTGAATCTATTTTTCTTGGTTTGAACTAAATATATAACTCTGTTATGAGAATTTTTTTATTATGTTCTATTTAAAaaatttaatgatttttttaataaacttgtggttttatttatttttctattgtAGATGTCATACAGTACCTCACTTGAATCATTAGGAGATTCACAATCACCACCAAAAGATGGAGAAGAGTGTTTAAATGTATTGAATCCTATCATTGATTTAAATGCAAATACTAATGAAGAACCACTAACAAATGAATCAACACCGACAAATGAAGTTgtgaatgaagaaaatgttgagagcagtGACGTTGTTATTCAAAAGTCCAAGAGGAAGAAAACTTCTCTAGTTTGGGATCACTTCAAAAAAGTGGAATTAAAGAATGGAAAAAAATGGCAATGTATACACTGTAAAAACAATTATTCTGTTGTTGCTAGTGGATCAACCAGTCATTTGATGAGGCATTTAAAACAAACATGTCATGTTTACAAGAAGCTAGTAGCAcaacaaaaaaaattaaacttTCAGCCAGCAAAAAGCAAGATTGATGAGAAGCTTTCTGGACCACTACTAATGAATTCAGGAGGTAAATATGACCATGAAAGACAACGAGAAGTCACCGCACATTGGATTATGATGCATGAACATGCATTTAGTATTGTTGAGGAAGAAGGTTTTCATTTTATGATGAAGTGTTCTAATATTTCATATGAGAAAATTAGTCGGAAGACATTGAAGAATGATTGTATTGTTGTTTATGAAGCTGAAAGAAAAAAGTTGAAGTCTACTTTAAGGACAGTAAATAAGATTTGTTTGACCACTGATTTATGGAAGTCACAAAATCAGAAGATAGAATACATGGTGTTAACTGGTCATTTCATTGATGCTGACTGGGTTTTGCAGAAACGCATTCTTAGTTTTGTTCATGTTCCTCCTCCTCAGCGTGGtgttgatattgctgatgctATCTTCAAATGTCTTAAAGATTGAGgtattgaaaataaaatatttagtGTTTCAGTGGATAATGCACATTACAACGATAGATATTTGAAAGAGTTAAAAGTTCTGATTTTTAAGGCACCGGAAATTAGTGTTAGATGGAAAGTTATTTCATGTGCGTTGTTGTGCGCATATACTAAATTTGCTTGTTCAAGATGGTATTGGGAAAATAGCAAAAATAGTTGAAGACGTGCGTGAAAGTGTGAAGTTCATCAATCAGTCTGAAGCAAGGTTACAAACATTCTCACAAATAGTTCAACAACTAAAGCTTGGTGGTAAAAAATTAATTCTTGATTGCCCTACTCGTTGGAACTCCACCTATCAAATGTTGTGAGTTGCAATGCAGTTCAAAGAAGTCTTCCCTCGTTTTCAAGATCGAGAACCAAGCTATACAACTCTTCCAGATGATGATGATTGGGAAAAGGTTGAAAAAGTTTCCAAGTTTCTAGAGGTATTTAATGTTGTTACAAATATTATTTCAGGTAGTGAATATCCAACTGCTAACTTACATCTTGCTGAGGTATTTCGAATCAAACTAGTTTTAGATCAAGCTATCCAAGATGAATCTGATTTTATGAAAGAAATGGCAAAAGCGATGAAGGGTGAATATCCAACTGCTAACTTACATCTTGTTATGTCGCTTGCTTCTGTTTTGGACCCTAGGATCAAAATGATGGGTGTTAACATGTGTTTTCCCTTAATTTATCCGGAAGTTGAAGCTAGAAAAAATATAGAAAATGTGTGTGTCGCGCTTGATGATGTGTACAAAGAGTATGCTGATATAATTAGTGAGCATAGTGAAGAAGGATCTAGTAGAAGTGGTGTTGATCAAAATGGGCTTATTTTGGAGTCACAAAAATCCTCAGGGTGGTCATTGTTAATGAATTATGTCGAAGAACAACAAACAATTCCTGCTGTAAAATCTGAAATTGAAGAGTATTTGAATGAGCCAACTTAAAAACCTAAAGATAACGACCATATGTCATTTTGTGCCTTGGAATGGTGGAAATTGAATTGTGGAAAATATAGAGTGTTGTCCCATATGGCAGCAGATGTTCTTGCCATTCCAAATTC includes:
- the LOC127136558 gene encoding zinc finger BED domain-containing protein RICESLEEPER 4, with protein sequence MVMFEMGNVGWIGEEIIFMVIDSIEEAELLVGAKEEELLLSAMMRGEIGGAVRMSYSTSLESLGDSQSPPKDGEECLNVLNPIIDLNANTNEEPLTNESTPTNEVVNEENVESSDVVIQKSKRKKTSLVWDHFKKVELKNGKKWQCIHCKNNYSVVASGSTSHLMRHLKQTCHVYKKLVAQQKKLNFQPAKSKIDEKLSGPLLMNSGGKYDHERQREVTAHWIMMHEHAFSIVEEEGFHFMMKCSNISYEKISRKTLKNDCIVVYEAERKKLKSTLRTVNKICLTTDLWKSQNQKIEYMVLTGHFIDADWVLQKRILSFVHVPPPQRGVDIADAIFKCLKD